The Palleronia sp. THAF1 genome window below encodes:
- the fdh3B gene encoding formate dehydrogenase FDH3 subunit beta encodes MARVKFLCDTDRCIECNACATSCKNEHEVPWGMVRRRVVTINDGEPGEKSIAISCMHCTDAPCVAVCPVSTLYQTDLGVVLHDKDTCIGCGYCFYACPFGAPQFPRATLFGSRGTMDKCTYCAGGPEENGSEAEFQKYGRNRLAEGKLPICAEVCSTRALLAGDGEVIGEIYRERVLTRGFGSGAWGWKTAYYPEEA; translated from the coding sequence ATGGCAAGAGTAAAATTCCTCTGCGACACGGATCGCTGTATCGAATGCAACGCCTGCGCGACATCGTGCAAGAACGAGCATGAAGTCCCGTGGGGCATGGTTCGCCGCCGCGTCGTGACGATCAACGACGGTGAACCGGGCGAGAAATCCATCGCGATTTCCTGCATGCACTGCACCGATGCGCCTTGCGTCGCGGTGTGCCCCGTCTCGACCCTGTATCAAACCGATCTGGGCGTCGTCCTGCATGACAAGGACACCTGCATCGGCTGCGGCTACTGCTTCTACGCCTGCCCGTTCGGCGCACCGCAGTTTCCCCGTGCCACCCTGTTCGGCTCACGCGGCACGATGGACAAATGCACCTATTGCGCCGGTGGCCCGGAAGAGAACGGCTCGGAAGCCGAGTTCCAGAAATATGGACGTAACCGACTGGCCGAGGGCAAGCTGCCCATCTGTGCCGAAGTCTGCTCGACCCGCGCACTTCTGGCCGGTGACGGAGAGGTCATCGGTGAAATCTACCGCGAGCGTGTGCTGACCCGCGGCTTCGGCTCCGGCGCTTGGGGCTGGAAAACGGCCTACTACCCAGAGGAGGCATAA
- a CDS encoding molybdopterin-dependent oxidoreductase has translation MLKRTSSRTRSARRSDPAPTARDTGLSRRGFLQASGVAGVGLAAISGLPRTARAQTAVEAADLPQFKKTICQFCSVGCSMWAEVENGVWVGQEPAFESPINQGTHCAKGAAMREISLGERRLKYPMKKVNGEWTRISWDQAMEEITTRMLELRDEFGPDSTYWLGSAKFSNEQSYLFRKLAAFWGTNNVDHQARICHSTTVAGVANSFGYGAMTNTFNDIRKSKSIFLIGGNPAEAHPVSMLHVLNARENGAKMIVVDPRFSRTAAHADEYVRIRPGTDIPFLWGLVREIFENDWQDQEYLDQRVWNIEEVRAECEQWTPEAVEDVTGIPAEQTRQVARTLAENRPGTLIWCMGLTQHTIGSSNTRAASILQLVLGNIGKEGGGANIFRGHDNVQGATDLGVAVDTLPAYYGLAAGAWKHWCRVWDTEYEEMKARFASTELMEAAGMPLSRYMDAINEENENLDQPNPIKAMMFWGHAANSITRGPDQMKALDAVDLLCVIDPHPTQVAIMTSKQDGVYLLPAATTAECHGSVTNSNRSVQWRDKVFDPLFEAKTDYEITYRFARAFGFADEMFKHIEVDGVEPVAESILREINRGTWTIGYTGQSPERLKKHMRQQEDFDSTTLIGKPGTDVEGEYFCLPWPAWGTPEMGHCGTPILYNTSKSVAEGGLPFRARWGVEHEGSNLLAENSFTVDSAIEDGYPEITLGVIEALGWEGELTAKERLIIAMVGIDRFTHDLFDISEEDAQARIRQLSVEALREQAQISSDDIDGSWQGGQGGRAKSADQTLTTELQSEYPENAMTAIMSYLSSQEEAEEGKRLPVEEQIRRVNWKTDLSGGLQRVAINHGLAPYGNGKARAVVWNFPDTVPVHREPLYTNRRDLLPKFATYDDRRSWRLPVKFGSIQEQDFSQDFPMVLTSGRLVEYEGGGDETRSNKWLAEFQQEMFAEVNPRDAALQGITDGDMIWVETPAGRVRVAAMVTPRIGVGTVFMPFHFAGFFQGEDLTDRYPQGTAPVVAGEAANTAWTYGYDVVTQMQETKATLCRIAQA, from the coding sequence ATGCTCAAGCGCACATCCAGCCGAACCCGCTCTGCCCGTCGTTCCGACCCCGCACCTACAGCACGTGACACCGGCCTCTCGCGCCGTGGTTTCCTGCAGGCGTCCGGCGTCGCGGGAGTCGGCCTTGCCGCCATCAGCGGCCTGCCCCGCACCGCCCGCGCGCAAACGGCGGTAGAAGCCGCCGACCTGCCGCAGTTCAAGAAGACCATCTGCCAGTTCTGCTCGGTCGGCTGCTCCATGTGGGCAGAGGTCGAAAACGGCGTCTGGGTCGGTCAGGAACCGGCGTTCGAGTCGCCCATCAACCAAGGCACCCACTGCGCCAAGGGCGCGGCCATGCGCGAGATCAGCTTGGGCGAACGTCGCCTCAAGTATCCGATGAAGAAGGTGAACGGCGAATGGACCCGCATCAGCTGGGACCAGGCCATGGAAGAGATCACCACCAGGATGCTGGAGCTGCGGGACGAATTCGGCCCCGATTCCACATACTGGCTGGGTTCTGCCAAGTTCTCGAACGAACAGTCCTACCTCTTCCGCAAGCTGGCCGCCTTCTGGGGCACCAACAACGTCGACCACCAGGCCCGAATCTGCCACTCGACCACGGTCGCGGGCGTCGCCAACAGCTTCGGCTACGGCGCGATGACCAACACCTTCAACGACATCCGCAAATCGAAAAGCATCTTCCTGATCGGCGGCAACCCCGCTGAAGCGCACCCCGTATCCATGCTGCATGTCCTGAATGCGCGCGAGAACGGTGCGAAGATGATCGTTGTCGATCCGCGCTTTTCCCGCACCGCCGCCCATGCCGACGAATACGTCCGCATCCGTCCCGGCACCGATATTCCGTTCCTCTGGGGCCTCGTGCGAGAGATTTTCGAAAATGACTGGCAGGATCAGGAATACCTCGACCAGCGCGTCTGGAACATCGAAGAAGTCCGCGCCGAGTGTGAGCAGTGGACGCCAGAGGCCGTCGAAGACGTCACCGGCATCCCCGCCGAACAGACCCGGCAGGTCGCCCGCACGCTGGCCGAGAACCGTCCCGGCACGCTGATCTGGTGCATGGGTCTGACCCAGCACACCATCGGGTCGTCCAACACCCGCGCCGCGTCGATCCTGCAACTTGTCCTTGGCAACATCGGCAAGGAAGGCGGCGGCGCAAACATTTTCCGCGGCCACGACAACGTGCAGGGCGCGACCGACCTTGGCGTCGCCGTCGACACGCTGCCCGCCTACTACGGTCTGGCCGCCGGTGCATGGAAGCATTGGTGCCGCGTCTGGGACACCGAATATGAAGAAATGAAGGCCCGTTTCGCCAGCACCGAACTCATGGAAGCCGCCGGCATGCCGCTGTCGCGCTACATGGACGCGATCAACGAAGAGAACGAGAACCTAGACCAGCCGAACCCCATCAAGGCGATGATGTTCTGGGGCCACGCCGCGAACTCTATCACGCGCGGCCCCGACCAGATGAAGGCGCTGGATGCGGTCGATCTGCTGTGTGTCATCGACCCCCACCCGACGCAGGTGGCGATCATGACGAGCAAACAGGACGGCGTATACCTGTTGCCCGCCGCGACGACGGCGGAATGCCACGGCTCGGTCACCAACTCCAACCGCTCGGTGCAGTGGCGCGACAAGGTCTTCGACCCGTTGTTCGAGGCCAAGACCGACTACGAAATCACCTACCGCTTCGCCCGCGCCTTCGGCTTCGCGGACGAGATGTTCAAGCACATCGAGGTGGATGGCGTAGAGCCTGTCGCCGAATCCATCCTGCGCGAGATCAACCGCGGCACGTGGACGATCGGCTACACCGGCCAAAGTCCGGAGCGTCTGAAGAAGCACATGCGCCAGCAGGAAGATTTCGACTCGACCACGCTGATCGGCAAGCCCGGCACCGATGTCGAAGGTGAATATTTCTGCCTGCCGTGGCCCGCTTGGGGCACGCCTGAAATGGGCCACTGCGGCACTCCGATCCTGTACAACACATCTAAATCGGTGGCCGAGGGCGGCCTGCCCTTCCGTGCCCGTTGGGGCGTGGAGCACGAAGGCTCGAACCTTCTGGCCGAGAACAGCTTCACCGTCGATTCCGCGATCGAGGATGGCTATCCCGAAATCACCCTCGGCGTGATCGAGGCGCTCGGCTGGGAAGGTGAACTGACCGCGAAAGAGCGGCTGATCATCGCGATGGTGGGCATCGACCGCTTCACCCACGATCTGTTCGACATCAGCGAAGAAGATGCGCAGGCCCGCATCCGTCAGCTCAGCGTCGAGGCCCTGCGCGAGCAGGCGCAGATCTCTTCCGACGACATCGACGGCTCGTGGCAGGGCGGTCAGGGCGGTCGTGCGAAAAGCGCCGACCAGACACTGACGACCGAATTGCAGTCGGAATATCCCGAAAACGCCATGACCGCGATCATGTCCTACCTCTCCAGCCAGGAAGAGGCGGAAGAGGGTAAAAGGCTGCCCGTGGAAGAGCAGATCCGCCGCGTGAACTGGAAGACCGACCTGTCAGGCGGCCTGCAGCGCGTCGCGATCAACCACGGCCTTGCCCCCTACGGCAACGGCAAGGCGCGCGCCGTCGTCTGGAACTTCCCCGACACCGTGCCCGTCCACCGCGAGCCGCTGTATACCAACCGCCGAGACCTGCTGCCCAAGTTCGCCACCTACGACGACCGCCGCTCGTGGCGCTTGCCGGTCAAGTTCGGCTCTATCCAGGAACAGGACTTCAGCCAGGACTTCCCGATGGTCCTCACCTCGGGCCGTCTGGTGGAATACGAAGGCGGCGGCGACGAGACCCGCTCGAACAAGTGGCTGGCCGAGTTCCAGCAGGAAATGTTCGCAGAGGTGAACCCCCGGGACGCCGCGCTGCAGGGCATCACCGACGGTGACATGATCTGGGTCGAAACCCCCGCCGGTCGGGTGCGCGTCGCCGCGATGGTCACGCCGCGCATCGGCGTCGGTACGGTGTTCATGCCGTTCCACTTCGCGGGCTTCTTCCAGGGCGAAGACCTGACAGACCGCTACCCGCAGGGCACCGCGCCCGTCGTGGCGGGCGAGGCCGCGAACACTGCCTGGACCTACGGCTACGACGTCGTGACCCAGATGCAGGAAACCAAGGCCACCCTCTGCCGCATCGCGCAGGCGTAA
- a CDS encoding enoyl-CoA hydratase/isomerase family protein has protein sequence MTVRIEDDGALRRVVLDRSAKANALTAEMLEAVRDAAACDARVLVLTGAGSVFSAGADLEAARAGLAVSPLWKEVSDAVAGFAGLTIAALNGPCAGGAMGMMLACDLRIAVPGARFFYPVMKLGYLPQPDDPGRLVALVGPARAKLILMGAVKIGAEEALAMGLVDRIVDDLDGAVAEVSEAALAAKDGHAAAIKRMV, from the coding sequence ATGACGGTGCGGATCGAAGACGACGGTGCGCTGCGGCGCGTGGTGCTGGACCGCTCGGCCAAGGCCAACGCGCTGACGGCGGAGATGCTGGAAGCGGTGCGCGACGCGGCGGCCTGCGATGCGCGGGTGTTGGTTCTGACCGGCGCGGGGTCCGTCTTTTCCGCCGGGGCGGATCTGGAGGCGGCAAGGGCGGGGCTGGCCGTTTCGCCGCTTTGGAAAGAGGTGTCGGACGCGGTGGCGGGATTCGCCGGGCTGACGATAGCCGCGTTGAACGGGCCTTGTGCGGGCGGTGCGATGGGGATGATGCTGGCCTGCGACCTGCGGATCGCCGTGCCGGGCGCGCGGTTCTTCTACCCGGTGATGAAGCTGGGCTATCTGCCGCAGCCTGACGATCCGGGGCGGCTTGTGGCGTTGGTCGGGCCTGCACGCGCGAAGCTGATCCTGATGGGCGCCGTGAAGATCGGGGCTGAAGAGGCGCTGGCGATGGGGCTGGTGGATCGGATCGTCGATGATCTGGACGGCGCGGTGGCGGAGGTGTCAGAGGCCGCTTTGGCCGCCAAGGACGGGCACGCGGCGGCGATCAAGCGGATGGTCTGA
- a CDS encoding formate dehydrogenase subunit gamma, whose protein sequence is MTMMHASDTDMGAPNKATPDSGHGHQPPHQTFWRIVGAIFALIFALLLVIQVFEIFDGDNQTVPEVRWGTPPISDVQTGLSGVQTEDILRDRATLQADRQEFGPSPDAPRTFQVGPEVQLQTEEIENTSPFLTNSWANPGEGETAMVRGTDRVEGVSSLPYNGAEIFERPFARDWRLGLADFSTHLGALAILGFAFLLSFFLAVRGRVPIASGRSSKPRVKRFGLLERATHWMTSASFLMLALTGIVIAYGDTLILPFGGDILGQAGWLATWGHMMFFPSFAIGVVLMFIMWVGRNLPDRYDANWLKKAGGMLSDTTHPSAKKFNAGQKLIFWSVILGGGALIATGIVLMFPFVLGINVTSWAMLAHAIIAVLMIAVILGHIYIGSVGMEGAFAAMWSGKVDRNWAAEHHDVWLAEMEQGKETRQ, encoded by the coding sequence ATGACGATGATGCACGCCTCCGACACGGACATGGGTGCCCCTAACAAGGCAACGCCGGATAGCGGACACGGCCACCAGCCCCCGCACCAGACTTTCTGGCGCATCGTCGGCGCGATCTTCGCGCTGATCTTCGCGCTACTGCTGGTCATTCAGGTCTTCGAGATCTTCGACGGCGACAACCAGACCGTCCCCGAAGTCCGTTGGGGCACGCCGCCCATATCTGACGTGCAGACCGGCCTGTCTGGCGTGCAAACCGAAGACATCCTGCGCGACCGTGCCACGCTACAGGCCGACCGTCAGGAATTCGGGCCGTCTCCCGATGCGCCCCGCACATTCCAGGTCGGCCCGGAGGTTCAGCTGCAAACCGAAGAGATCGAAAACACCTCGCCCTTCCTGACCAACAGCTGGGCCAATCCCGGCGAGGGTGAGACCGCCATGGTGCGCGGCACCGACCGTGTCGAAGGCGTGTCGTCCCTGCCCTACAACGGCGCGGAAATCTTCGAGCGTCCCTTCGCTCGCGATTGGCGTCTGGGCCTTGCCGATTTCTCCACCCACTTAGGCGCTCTCGCCATCCTTGGCTTCGCCTTCCTGCTGTCCTTCTTCCTGGCCGTCCGGGGTCGCGTCCCGATCGCTTCGGGTCGCTCCAGCAAGCCCCGCGTCAAGCGCTTCGGCCTGCTGGAACGCGCAACGCACTGGATGACCTCTGCATCGTTCCTGATGCTGGCGCTGACGGGCATCGTGATCGCCTACGGCGACACCCTGATCCTGCCCTTCGGCGGCGATATCCTTGGCCAAGCCGGTTGGCTGGCGACGTGGGGCCACATGATGTTCTTCCCGTCCTTCGCCATCGGCGTCGTGCTGATGTTCATCATGTGGGTTGGTCGCAACCTGCCCGACCGCTATGACGCCAACTGGCTGAAGAAAGCGGGCGGCATGTTGTCTGACACCACCCACCCGTCCGCCAAGAAATTTAACGCCGGGCAAAAGCTGATCTTCTGGTCTGTCATCCTCGGCGGCGGTGCGCTTATCGCGACTGGAATCGTGCTGATGTTCCCCTTCGTTCTGGGCATCAATGTCACCAGCTGGGCCATGCTGGCCCACGCGATCATTGCGGTTCTCATGATCGCGGTTATCCTTGGTCACATCTACATCGGCTCGGTCGGCATGGAAGGCGCGTTCGCCGCAATGTGGTCCGGCAAGGTCGATCGCAACTGGGCCGCCGAGCACCATGACGTGTGGCTCGCGGAAATGGAGCAAGGCAAGGAGACGCGCCAATGA
- a CDS encoding DUF2268 domain-containing putative Zn-dependent protease (predicted Zn-dependent protease with a strongly conserved HExxH motif) has translation MSEPLEIHLLNATGRLRPVVSFLHSRIRAAVEETARHLPLGPLDVVVEAGPRVIPEKGAVGYTPHANAIFVTVDPDNPALVADENRAFERMIAHELHHAVRWTGPGYGTHLGEGLISEGLACRFVREVYGPPFEPWEKAFHPFDLAPHRDAALERWDKAYNHPRWFMGTGDLPRWLGYSLGTDLVERHLADHPHDSATGLVHADADRFRPSA, from the coding sequence TTGAGCGAGCCGCTTGAAATACACCTTCTGAACGCGACCGGCCGTCTTCGGCCGGTCGTGTCGTTTCTGCACTCACGCATCCGCGCCGCGGTCGAAGAAACCGCCCGCCACCTGCCGCTTGGCCCGCTGGATGTGGTGGTCGAAGCTGGCCCCCGGGTCATTCCCGAAAAAGGCGCGGTCGGCTACACGCCCCATGCCAACGCCATCTTCGTGACCGTCGACCCCGACAATCCCGCGCTGGTCGCGGACGAGAACCGCGCCTTCGAAAGGATGATCGCGCATGAGCTGCACCACGCCGTGCGCTGGACCGGCCCCGGTTACGGCACGCATCTGGGCGAGGGGCTGATCTCTGAAGGTCTCGCCTGCCGATTCGTCCGCGAAGTCTACGGCCCACCGTTCGAGCCTTGGGAAAAGGCGTTCCACCCTTTCGATCTTGCGCCACATCGCGATGCCGCACTCGAACGATGGGACAAGGCCTACAACCACCCGCGCTGGTTCATGGGCACCGGGGACCTGCCACGCTGGCTCGGCTACTCACTGGGCACCGACCTTGTCGAGCGCCACCTTGCCGACCACCCCCACGACAGCGCGACCGGCCTTGTCCACGCCGACGCGGACCGCTTCAGACCATCCGCTTGA
- a CDS encoding SDR family oxidoreductase produces MGTMDDKVVLVTGASRGIGEAAVRAFAAEGARVVLLARSRGDIAEIAGDLGPDQALAVPCDISRFWEVSQAVEAAVDTFGRLDVVVNNAGVIQPIARLSEADPDAWGQTIDINVKGVFHGIRAAAPVMEAQGSGRIITISSGAAHNALEGWSAYCTSKAGAKMLTEAADLELRDRGVRVMGLSPGTVATEMQREIKASGVNPVSQLDWDDHIPPEWVGRALVWMAGPAGDSLGGQEVRLRDEDVRRAVGLID; encoded by the coding sequence ATGGGCACGATGGACGACAAGGTGGTGCTGGTCACCGGAGCAAGCCGTGGAATCGGAGAAGCGGCAGTACGGGCTTTCGCGGCAGAAGGCGCGCGAGTCGTGCTGCTGGCGCGCTCTCGCGGGGATATCGCAGAGATTGCCGGCGATCTGGGGCCGGATCAGGCGCTTGCGGTGCCCTGTGACATCTCTCGGTTCTGGGAGGTCAGCCAGGCCGTGGAGGCGGCGGTGGACACCTTCGGGCGCTTGGATGTCGTGGTGAACAACGCGGGCGTGATCCAGCCCATCGCACGCCTGTCCGAAGCCGACCCGGACGCCTGGGGACAGACCATCGATATCAACGTCAAAGGTGTCTTCCACGGCATCCGCGCTGCCGCCCCGGTGATGGAGGCGCAGGGATCGGGGAGGATCATCACCATATCCTCGGGTGCGGCGCACAACGCGTTGGAGGGATGGTCGGCCTATTGCACGTCGAAGGCGGGCGCGAAGATGCTGACAGAGGCTGCCGATCTGGAACTGCGCGACAGGGGCGTGCGGGTGATGGGCCTGTCGCCGGGCACCGTGGCGACAGAGATGCAGCGCGAGATCAAGGCGTCGGGCGTGAACCCGGTTAGCCAGTTGGACTGGGACGATCACATCCCGCCGGAGTGGGTCGGCCGCGCCTTGGTGTGGATGGCTGGACCTGCCGGGGACAGTCTTGGCGGGCAGGAAGTGCGCCTGCGGGACGAGGATGTGCGCCGGGCGGTGGGTCTGATCGACTGA